From the genome of Hypanus sabinus isolate sHypSab1 chromosome 29, sHypSab1.hap1, whole genome shotgun sequence:
ctcgctggtgtgccgaTAGTGaggataaccgagtgaatccctttccacagtctgagcaggtgaatggcttcaccccagtgtgaactgactggtgtctatgAAGGTTGGATGATTGatggaatcccttcccacagactgagcaggtaaacggcctctccccagtgtgaactcgctggtgactctgtagatcagatgaccgagcaaatcccttcccacattcacagcaggtgaatggcctctccccggtgtgaactcgctcgTGTGTCAGCAgatcagatgaccaagtgaatccctttccacagtctgagcaggtgaatggcctctccccactgtgaactgactggtgtgccagtagtttggataactgtgtgaatcccttcccacattctgagcaggtgaaccgccactccccagtgtgaactgactggtgtctctgtaggtaggatgactgtgtgaatctcttcccacagtttgagcaggtgaaaggcttctccccagtgtgaatttgctggtgtctctgcaggtggaatgactgagtgaatctcttcccacagactgagcaggtgaacggcctctccctggtgtgaactgactggtgtctctgtagggtggaagagcgagtgaatctcttcccacactctgagcaggtgaaatccctctctgcagtgtgaactgactgatgtcgcagtaggtgagatgaccgagtgaatcccttcccacagtctgagcaggtgaatggcctctctccggtgtgaactcgttgatgtacTTTCAGCTTAGATgattcagtgaatctcttcccacagtccgagcaggtgaacggccgctcaccggtgtgaactcgttggtgagtcattagatcagatgaccgagagaatctttccccacaaattcagcagatgagcagcctctgcccagtgtgtccacaggtgggatgaccgactgaatcccttctcacacacagaacagttgAACGGAAttgtcccagtgtgaacttgctgatgaaccttcagttgagatgaccgactgaatccatttccactgtctgagcaggtgaatggcctctccccttgTAAAATAACAGGCGTGCCAGtcagtcagatgactgagtgaatccctccccacagtctgagcaggaaggatggttgaCTGAATCCCTTGTTCCACTGCTTAAGTAtctagagagagatagagaaactGGTGTGTTTTGTTTGAGAGTCCCGTAGACAAactccttgtcatttttaacctgtaaaaaaatttacaaaatccatcaatgggtgaagtacaacatttcagatgagataatTTTAGTTGCTCACGTGTGataatcacactgttacagtgaagttcaacccatgttggagagagaaatcatcttctaactgggcacagtgctggtatcttgAATGACCATCAAATTTTCTGATGCttgccgtctccaatctgtgacctggctcatttTGGCTCTCTCCACTGGTATTATTccgttcccactgagctgcatgggtgcctggccccacagtatctgaaacactctcacacaaatagccttGTCAAAATGCAGCTGGGATTTTTTTTATGTACTGTTAatttaaagtgccacagttttaatgccATGTAAATATCTCCTACTCAGATgtatggttggtctgcacagctgttaaaaggaaTTAGAGCAAATATtagtattatttcaggttcttgtcacagtcatagaaaagtacaacacaaaaACAGACTTTTTGGCCCATCCAGTTTGTGTTGAACTATTTCAACTGCCCACTCCCGTACACCTGtcatccaggtacctatacaaacctcttaaatgttgaaatcgagcctgCATGTACCAGTTGGGCTGTTGGCTCATTCCACACCCGAATGACagactgtgtgaagaagtttcccctcatgttccccttaatgtttcacctttcatccttaacccatggcctctagttgtagtcccaccccatcttagtggtaaaagccagcttgtatttaccctatctatacccctcataattttggtatacctttatcaaatctcccctcagtcttctccatttcaaggaataaagcaCAGACCTGTTCAATcgctccttataacccaagtcctccagacctggcaacatccttgtgaattttctctgaactctttcaacttCTTTTACACCTTCCTGTagattggtgaccaaaactgcacataatactccaaattaatccTCACcaatgtcaacataacatccatctactgtactcagtactttggtttatgaaggccaatgtggcaaAATCTTTCTTTCTATTCCCATTGAACTGTGAAACCATTTTCAGTgcattatggacctgtattcccaaatcactTTTGTCTAGAGCACTCCTCAgagcccgaccagtcactgtgtaagacataGGTCCTACCAAATACAACACTTCCCTCTTGtctccattaaattccattttccatttctcaacccatttttccagctggtccagatcacacgGCAAGCCATGACAGTCttcttcgctgtccactacacctccagtcttggtgtcacccaaaaatttgctgattcagctaaccatattatcatccagattactgatatagatgacaaacaacaacagatctagcactgatccctatggcacaccactagtcacagtcttccagtcagagaggcaaccatctgctaccacactctggcttctcccaaagccagtgtctcatccaatttactgtcttaTTTTGGCTGCTGAATAACTGAACCTTGTTGACCAACATCCCATATGAGACTtcgtcaagtgccttgctgaagtccatgtcgacaacatccactgcctggccttcatccactttccagaTAATTTcttcgagagactctataagattggttagacatgaccaaccatgcacaaagccatgctgcctatccttaatcagtccacatctatccaaatacttatatatccattTCCTGCGCATATGTCCCAATAATTTTCCTATTACTGATGTCAAGGTCACCAATGTACAATTTTCtcgtttatttttagagcctttctggaacagcagaacaacattgctgtcctccaatcctccagttcctcacctgtcactaagggtgATTCAAATATCTGTGCTTGCCCCCGACAATTTCTGCACATCCTCCATACAGTCCCAGAGAACaacttgtcagaccctggggatttacccaTCGTAATTTGCCTTAGGACTACAAACAcatccacctctgtaatctgtacagggtccatgaagttgatgctgctttgcctcacttctatagactgtgtccatctcctgagtaaatactgttACGTACCACGTAACtgggtaacttaccagcaaagatagagaggtccgctgAAGTCTGACGGTACTATTTTAagagtatttattggtaaaaatacacaaaaataatatcaatacaaacatacagatactatacgtcatcaatactagatCAAAAGGTGCGGGTACAacaataaccaataagaaatagctctatcgttgtttaagggataatgtattgtccgatggaaatgtaaaagtcactttagttcattcaagctgcagcctttggttggagtcaagagagaaagattttggaacttgctagagtttccttttttatgatgtcaagccttcgaaatgtcgttggtgtccttttccttttagctaagccgttcttccgtggtcagtcccgccaatcccaggcaacagGAAAGGATGCACGTGGGCCCCACCAGCTGTCGCTatcaaacgctgtcacgggatttccagcgtttctcctggtgcgtcgaaaggagttgttccccagaccttcttttatccttactcacgaggtctcagatgtcaatcaggttggaatgatgccatccctcaaccagcccactttggtcattccctgagggcttcaaataaatagtacagtactcaatacacaattccctctccaagagacaatggccgttatccgtggctttgtcttttgCAGACCCAGgtcacattccaaaccttgaggatcctgcgtgtctctctctcatttcctgggtcccagacccgaactAATAGCGATCTTgggattctcaaaaaggagggggcgactttgtacccttgggcccctcagagttgtggcacatttttaacaatacaaatgcaaaataatttaaaatctcccccatatgTTCTGTCtcttcatatggattaccattctgatcttccagaggattatatttttttcccttgcaatctttttgctcttaacatatttgCAAAATCCCCccggattctccttcaccttgtctgctgggtcaacctcataccttcttttatttctttcataagtgttcacttgaatttcctgtacttcataagtaccccatttgttcctatttgcctgtacctggtatgcacctcctttttattgttcTGGGAGATGAAAGCCAAAGGGGCGTTAATGatgcatggtgggaggtgggtgTAGGGGGTGGGcgtttaaactaaagttgcagggggaatggaaacctgaataacagaacagatagtggagggcttgtggagacagatgttgctcaaacctcaaagtcaggaatgaaaaacattgagcatggtgcagtgaatatgctgaaccctgtatatttcaatacaaggagcacagtaggaaaggtggatgcgttgagggcatggatcaacatcgGAATTATGACACGAGGATCTGGCagctgtggactgggacaggctgctttatagcaaaggtgtgcttggtaaatgggtggccttcaaagtgaaattttgaaagtacaaagtgggaatgtgcttgtcagaataaaagctaaagatagaaactgtagggaaccttggatttcaagagatattgagagcctggtgaagcacaaaatggagttgcataacagggataCCAGGTAGGTTTTTAAGGAGTTTAAGGAATGCAAGAAAacacataagaaataaatcaggatggataaaagaaggcatgaatgaGGTTGCCCTCATagaaaagatgaaggataatcctcagggattctagagATAGATTAAGACCCTAGAGATTGCAAGACACAAAGttgatcctctggaagaccggaatggcaatccacgtgtggaaccaaagcagatgggggagatgttCAATATCTTTTTCATCtcaatttactcaggagatggacacatcTCTATGTGAGTGTGGGAAAGAGGCATTAAAATCGTGGACCCTGAACAGATAAAAGGAgatgtttgctatcctgaggcagatgagggtggataaatctccaaagCATGACAAGGTGCTCCCTCGGACCCtaagggaggcaagtgcagaaattgttgggACCCTAGCAGAGACAATTAAATCATCCTTGGTGACAGGGGGAGGTACCAAAAGACTGAAGAACAGCCAATGATTTTTCGctgtttaacatagaacatagaagtctACAACGTATTACTATGAatgacaaaaggcaaagagtggttgtagatgggtcatattctgcatggaggttggtgaccaatgGAGTAACTCAGGGATCTGTTTGGACTCTTacttttagtgatttttataaatgacctggatgatgaagtggaggaatgggttagtaagtttgctgatgacacaaaggttggaggtgttgtggatagtgtggagggctgtcagaggttacagcgggacattgatagaatgcaaactgggctgagaagtggtagatggaattcaacccagaaaagtgtgaagtggttcattttttcaggtcaaatatgatggcaggatatagtattaatggtaagactcttggcagtgtggaggatcagagggatcttggggtccgagaccataggatgctcaaagcagctgcacaggttgactctgtggttaagaaggcatacggtgtattggacttcatcaatcgtgggattgaatttaggagctgagagataatgttacagctatataggactctggtcagaccctacttggagtactgtgcttcgttctggtcacctcactccaggaaggatgcagaaaccatagaaagggtgcagaggagatttacaaggttgttgcctggattggagagcatgccttatgagaataggatgagtgaacttggccttttctccttggagtgaagatgACCTAatacaggtgtacaagatgatgaaaggcattgatcgtgtggaaagtcagaggcttttttcccagggctgaaatggttgccacaagaggacacaggtttaaggttctggggagtaggtacagaggagatatcaggggtaaattttttactcagagagtagtgactgcgtggaatgggctgatatgatagggtcttttaagaggcttttagataggtacatggagcttagtaaaatagaggactatagctAAGCCTAAGAATTTCTAAGGGAGGGACATGTactgcacaactttgtgggctaagGGGTCTGtttagtgctgtaggttttctatgtttctatgtatcgctgtttaacatagaacatagaaatctacaacatattacagacccttcagcccacaaagttgtgccaaccatataacctactctagaaactgcctagaatttccctaacctctatttttctaagctctgtgtacctatctaagagcctgttaaaagactctattgtatccacctccaccactgacgctggcagtgcattacacgcacccaccactctctgtatggaaaaaattacccctgacatccccttggtacacATTTTCAAGCAACCTAAAACTCtgtcccctcgtgttagccgtttccgccctgggaaaaagcctctgtctatccacatgatcaatgcccctcatcatcttatgcacctaaACAAGGCTCTAAATGTAAATAAGGAAATTATACAGtgctttgaggatttgttagaGGCATAGaatattatgagggtatagatagggtaaatacaagcaggctttttctactgaggttgggtgggatgacaaccagaggtcatgggtaagtggggaaagTGAAAACTCATGGGGAACATGTGGAAAATCTCTTCACTGAAATGGTCGTGACAGCGCATGGTTCATGCCAGCTCAATTTcactatttaagagaagtttggataggtacctggatggtaggggtacggagggctgtggtcccggtgcaAGACGTTGTATTAgagattttaaatattttcagtattttctggatgggccgaatggcctgtttcacaGAACTGCTCCATGTCCCTGTGAAAGAGAAACTGGCCAAACTTGATTGGAAGGGGAAACTGGTAGGAAtaatgacagagcagcaatggctggagtttctgggagcaattcgggagctgagtgatcaatacatcccaatctttaaagaaTTTATCAGTCAtagaagggataaaaaaataattaaggagaatgggagatgataatgaaaaattcactaaaccaaaaaattttctaaattgagaccatatccttaaagtttgcttaacaattatgttatgttgttttatttgctgaaaaagaagaatatgatccaagaagagagacaatagaggaattttcttacagaattagcttctaaagagacccatgatgggcaatttttacgataaatataataggaccagaaagtaatattccttatattagcagcccaatagtaaaacctaaagttgggtagggctaatccacccatctctttatttctttgtaagtaaactttacttaaacgagcttgtttattattccaaatataagaggttaaaactgaatctaaagaatcaaagtatgtcttaggaataaaaataggtaaggcctgaaaaagatataaaaatttaggaaggatcttcattttaatcgaattaattcggccaattaggaataaagaaagaggggaccatttagaaagtgtctttttcacataatttaataaggggtttaagttttctttgaataaattcttgaagtttttagtaattgttacacctagatctGTATATTGACTTCTAACAACTTTaaacggaaatttggcatttgatgatattaggtcatttaaaggaaataactcacttttatgtaggttcagtttatatcctgaaaaagaactaaactgggaaattaaagaaagaactaaaggtaaagaagtttcagtgttagagatagaAAGTAAAgtatcatcagcgtataatgaaattttatgagacataccttcccttagtataccagaaatgtccttagattctcgaagtgctattgctaagggttctatagctaaagcaaaaagtaaaggactaagaggacatccttgtctagttccccgctgtactttaaagggcttagaaatttgggagttagtaataacctgagcggtaggagacaagtagattaatttaacccaacaaataaaattaggcccaaaattaaacttttctaaggccttaaaaagataattccactcaatcctatcaaaggctttttctgcatccaaggataatatacactctggAATTATTTTGGATGGTGAGTATATCACATTCAATCACCGacatatattaaaatgtgagtaacgatttttaataaatcctgtctggtcatgtgatataatagatggtataatattttcaagtctttgaGCTAAGATCTTggataaaatttttgcatcaacatttaataaaaaaatcggtctgtatgaaggacattcagctggatttttatttttttaagataaagagaaataaaagcttcatgaaaagattgagggagtttacctgatttaaaggactctgataaaacagaggataaataaggtgtaagtaacgtagtgaaagttttataaaactccccagggaagccatcaggtcctggggtcttaccagaatgtaaaacacatatagcctcagccacttccaaagaagtggaagcattggacaGGTGGGAGGACACAACCATGGcagaaatgagaagccaaagccaatataaaagccaaagagagggcaaataacAGAACAACAACTATTGGAAAgtttttagaaaccaacagaagacaactgaaAAAAGATCAGGTATGCTCAGGGCATTGAATTATGATTCATAGTCATTACTGAGTCTTGGTTGCACCTAATGATCTGAGACATCTAGAGGAATaaaatatccggggcctcaatatttcttgaatatcttctatgagtctgtggttgccagtgctatcatgtttgctgttgtctGCTGGGggagcaggctgagggtagcagacaccaacagaatcaacaaactcattcgcaaggccagtgatgttgtgggggtggaactggactctctgacggtggtgtcaggAAAGAggttgctgtccaagttgcaagccatcttggacaatgtctcccatccactccataatgtactagtcaggcacaagagtacattcagccagagactcattccaccgagatgcaacactgagcatcataggaagtcattcctgcctgtggccatcaaactttacaactcctccctcggagtgtcagacactctgagccaatatgCTTGTTcaagacttatttccacttggcataatttacttattattatttaattatttatggttttactttgctatatttctactctattcttggttggtgcaactgtaacaaaacccaatttccttcgggatcaataaagtatattgtctgtctgtctgaaaaacGATGCACCAGTTAGCTTTCAACTTTTAACTTGGCAAGctcatacaaactccacacattCAAAATTCCACTGCTGCAGGACACCCATTTCCCAAGAACTCCTTCGACAGAAAAcatcctgtcccagtccacacttcTTAGATCcgttctgataccatcaaaatttaccttttgtggcgacccacttcctagtgcacttgaactggctcacaaagccagtgcgccggcacaaaggccagtcccaaaagggcgccaggtctgcttcaccaacaaagggtaAAAGCCTGTggaggtttgtgagtacgtgtcccttacagcatccacgcccggggagggcgggatgagggaggctttaaagcaaagctgtgaagttcgaataaaatcatctttaattgcagtttaccgactccgtgtcgttattttagcgctgcgtgtagcacaccactacaattggtgaccccgacggtccaaacgatatttggaccggagatgactgacgctgcatctgttcatgcggtttcattgaaactgccaagcttctgggcgctgtgacctcacctatggttccagcatgCAGAAgtccaattccacgttcggcagacacacgttactactacttggtgagctcccttgaccaggacac
Proteins encoded in this window:
- the LOC132382834 gene encoding zinc finger protein 436-like — its product is MTHQRVHTGERPFTCSDCGKRFTESSKLKVHQRVHTGERPFTCSDCGKGFTRSSHLLRHQSVHTAERDFTCSECGKRFTRSSTLQRHQSVHTRERPFTCSVCGKRFTQSFHLQRHQQIHTGEKPFTCSNCGKRFTQSSYLQRHQSVHTGEWRFTCSECGKGFTQLSKLLAHQSVHSGERPFTCSDCGKGFTWSSDLLTHERVHTGERPFTCCECGKGFARSSDLQSHQRVHTGERPFTCSVCGKGFHQSSNLHRHQSVHTGVKPFTCSDCGKGFTRLSSLSAHQRVHTGERPFTCCECGKGYTQSSHLLAHQRVHSG